One genomic segment of Salmo trutta chromosome 8, fSalTru1.1, whole genome shotgun sequence includes these proteins:
- the zgc:103586 gene encoding cytidine deaminase, producing MAGTDNAKVKELVLKCMQAREMAYCPYSRFPVGAAILTADGAIITGCNVENASFGLTVCAERTAIQRAIAEGHRTFSAIAVTCDIKDSFVGPCGACRQVLIEFGTDWVVYLTKPDGSYKETSLKELLPLAFSPAHLGH from the exons atggcag GCACAGACAACGCAAAAGTCAAGGAGCTCGTTTTAAAATGCATGCAAGCACGGGAAATGGCATATTGCCCTTACAGCCGGTTCCCGGTCGGTGCCGCCATATTGACAGCAGATGGCGCTATAATTACGG GTTGCAATGTGGAAAATGCCTCTTTTGGGCTCACGGTGTGTGCTGAGCGAACAGCAATACAGAGAGCCATAGCAGAGGGACACAGGACATTCAGTGCTATTGCTGTTACGTG tgaCATCAAAGATAGTTTTGTGGGACCTTGTGGAGCTTGTCGGCAGGTGCTCATTGAG tttgGAACAGATTGGGTTGTGTACTTGACTAAGCCAGATGGATCATACAAAGAAACCAGCCTCAAAGAACTGCTCCCTCTAGCTTTCTCCCCAGCCCACCTAGGACATTAA
- the LOC115198291 gene encoding mitochondrial fission 1 protein, whose translation MEAVVSELIAPEDLLKFEKKYNSELVKGGVSKETKFEYAWCLTRSKYSGDIKKGIVLLEDLVNKGSKDDARDFLFYLAVANYRLKDYEKALKYIRTLLKNEPGNKQALELEKLIDKTLKKDGLVGMAIVGGIGLGVAGLAGLIGLAVSKGHGPRS comes from the exons ATGGAGGCTGTTGTGAGTGAATTGATAGCTCCCGAAGACCTTTTG AAATTTGAGAAGAAGTACAACTCTGAATTGGTGAAGGGTGGCGTATCGAAGGAGACCAAGTTTGAATATGCATGGTGTCTGACCCGGAGCAAGTATTCAGGCGACATCAAGAAAGGAATCGTATTGCTGGAAG ACCTGGTTAACAAGGGATCAAAGGACGATGCCAGAGACTTCCTGTTCTACCTAGCTGTGGCCAACTACAGACTTAAG GATTATGAGAAAGCCCTGAAGTACATCCGCACTCTCCTGAAGAATGAACCTGGGAACAAGCAAGCCTTGGAGCTGGAAAAGCTCATAGACAAGACTCTAAAAAAAG ATGGCTTGGTCGGCATGGCGATCGTCGGGGGAATCGGCCTGGGCGTGGCCGGATTAGCAGGCCTCATCGGATTGGCTGTGTCTAAGGGTCATGGTCCGAGGTCCTAA